From Phragmites australis chromosome 5, lpPhrAust1.1, whole genome shotgun sequence, a single genomic window includes:
- the LOC133917754 gene encoding protein CDI-like gives MSSTASHLAGAGAAPFRVFVGYDSREDIAYRVCRRSLLRRSSIPLDVIPIVQQELREAGLYWRERGPTESTEFSFTRFLTPYLAGYRGWALFIDCDFLFVADVAELARLADPRYAVLCVHHDYTPKEATKMDGAVQTVYPRKNWSSMVLFNCGHPKNRAALTPEAVSTQSGAYLHRFMWLDDADVGEVPFVWNFLVGHNRVDPANAAGTAPRALHYTSGGPWFERYRDCEFAELWVQERDAYEAEEEEDVKAAINVSPAVSVDA, from the coding sequence ATGTCGTCCACAGCTTCCCAcctcgcgggcgccggcgccgcgccgTTCCGCGTGTTCGTGGGCTACGACTCCCGCGAGGACATCGCGTACCGCGTGTGCCGCCGCTCCCTGCTGCGCCGCTCGTCCATCCCGCTCGACGTCATCCCGATCGTGCAGCAGGAGCTGCGCGAGGCAGGGCTCTACTGGCGGGAGCGCGGCCCCACGGAGAGCACCGAGTTCTCCTTCACCCGCTTCCTGACGCCCTACCTCGCCGGCTACCGCGGCTGGGCGCTCTTCATCGACTGCGACTTCCTCTTCGTCGCAGACGTCGCGGAGCTGGCGCGCCTCGCCGACCCGCGCTACGCCGTCCTGTGCGTGCACCACGACTACACGCCCAAGGAGGCCACCAAGATGGACGGCGCCGTGCAGACGGTGTACCCGCGCAAGAACTGGTCGTCCATGGTGCTCTTCAACTGCGGGCACCCCAAGAACCGCGCCGCTCTCACGCCGGAGGCCGTCAGCACCCAGAGCGGCGCGTACCTGCACCGGTTCATGTGGCTCGACGACGCCGACGTCGGCGAGGTGCCGTTCGTGTGGAACTTCCTCGTGGGGCATAACCGCGTCGACCCCGCCAACGCGGCCGGGACGGCGCCGCGCGCGCTACACTACACGTCCGGGGGGCCGTGGTTCGAGAGGTACAGGGACTGCGAGTTCGCCGAGCTCTGGGTCCAGGAGCGCGACGCGTACgaggccgaagaggaggaggatgttaAGGCCGCCATAAACGTATCACCCGCGGTTTCGGTGGACGCATGA
- the LOC133919985 gene encoding putrescine hydroxycinnamoyltransferase 1-like codes for MAVEILESCMVTPGEATPKHELWLSNLDLLVARGHTPTVYFYRPSPGSAFISPDVLKAALSKALVPFYPLAGRLAQDGAGRPEIRCTGDGALFVTARADATLDDLGGFGPSDELRRMLVPSADGGDRAGILAMFQVTFFKCGGVCVGAAIHHTAADGLAALDFVNTWAAIARGVCEAAPRPWLDRTLLRARSPPIALFDHSEYSRRGGGSKQEKVPFESAILAMSKNQIDALKGDGGGGKKLSTFKAVVACVWRCACKARGLAGTEDTRLYMTADARSRVRPPLPDGYLGNAIFRASTVAKVGDIVSEPLDAAANRVSGATAGLNDEYIRSLVDHLDQVVSDAAGLRKGEWVMPETDLWVISWQGLPIYDADFGWGRPAFMGRACLQFSGLVYLVPGPDGDGRLDVVVAMEPKSLAKFKELFYEELKV; via the exons ATGGCAGTGGAGATCCTCGAATCCTGCATGGTGACGCCCGGCGAGGCGACGCCCAAGCACGAGCTCTGGCTCTCCAACCTCGACCTCCTCGTGGCCAGGGGGCACACGCCCACCGTCTACTTCTACCGGCCCAGCCCCGGCTCGGCCTTCATCTCGCCGGACGTCCTTAAGGCCGCCCTGTCCAAGGCGCTCGTTCCCTTCTACCCCCTCGCCGGCCGGCTAGCGCAGGACGGAGCTGGCCGCCCGGAGATCCGCTGCACTGGCGATGGCGCTCTCTTCGTCACCGCGCGCGCTGATGCCACCCTTGACGACCTCGGCGGCTTCGGCCCGTCGGATGAGCTGCGGAGGATGCTTGTCCCTTCGGCCGACGGCGGCGACCGCGCCGGCATCTTGGCCATGTTCCAG GTGACGTTCTTTAAGTGCGGCGGGGTGTGCGTCGGCGCGGCCATCCACCACACGGCGGCGGACGGCCTCGCGGCACTCGACTTCGTGAACACGTGGGCCGCCATCGCGAGGGGCGTCTGCGAGGCCGCGCCTCGCCCGTGGCTCGACCGCACGCTCCTCCGCGCGCGTTCCCCTCCCATTGCGCTCTTCGACCACTCCGAGTACtcccggcgcggcggcgggtcAAAGCAAGAGAAGGTTCCGTTCGAGTCCGCCATCCTCGCCATGTCCAAAAACCAGATCGACGCGCTCAAGGGTGACGGTGGCGGCGGAAAGAAGCTCTCCACGTTCAAGGCCGTGGTCGCCTGCGTGTGGCGGTGCGCGTGCAAGGCTCGCGGCCTCGCCGGAACAGAGGACACCCGGCTGTACATGACCGCCGACGCCCGCTCCCGCGTCCGCCCGCCGCTCCCGGACGGCTACCTCGGCAACGCCATCTTCCGAGCGTCGACGGTGGCCAAGGTGGGCGACATCGTCTCCGAGCCACTCGACGCCGCCGCGAACAGGGTCTCCGGCGCCACCGCTGGGCTGAACGACGAGTACATCCGGTCGCTGGTGGACCACCTGGACCAGGTGGTGAGCGACGCTGCAGGGCTGCGCAAGGGGGAGTGGGTCATGCCGGAGACCGACCTGTGGGTCATAAGCTGGCAGGGGCTGCCGATCTACGACGCGGACTTCGGGTGGGGCCGGCCTGCTTTCATGGGCCGGGCGTGCCTCCAGTTCAGCGGCCTCGTGTACCTCGTCCCCGGCCCGGACGGCGACGGCCGGCTCGACGTCGTCGTGGCCATGGAGCCGAAGAGCCTGGCCAAGTTCAAGGAGCTGTTCTACGAGGAGCTCAAGGTCTAG
- the LOC133917753 gene encoding anthocyanin 5-aromatic acyltransferase-like has protein sequence MMAPGPLHAVTVLEQCHVSPSPAPVAGQPRALPLTFFDLVFWDFPPVQRLFFYDNADLLDVRDFLLRELPRFKKSLAAALHHFYPLAGKLTCEMAEGVAPEVVFSDGDSVRLTVAVSSDDFHDLAGDHARDTARFRPLLPALPKHGGSRSQDVLAIQVTVFPRAGICIGTTLHHAVADGSSYVHFMKTWAAIHRLSLECRKPVGPESPPLFDRGVVRDDAGLRDAFVSDHRALFVAGDKRLADWDLSRRPGVLLATFRFTEIQLHRLGSHVESETSVRCSPYALACGAAWAGIVHARDSGSTDGAAASNARFGFVTGCKPRASPPIPANYFGNCLGLCRVEAKRSGLTAAAASAAIWRVIEGLVEEGRAFRDARGWVRCVREYASARAVTVAGSPKLGVYAVDFGALWGRPKKVEIPSVERTGALALAESGRDGGIEVGLALPRAEMEAFRAFYLDLFGSLK, from the coding sequence ATGATGGCGCCGGGACCACTTCACGCCGTGACTGTCCTGGAGCAATGTCACgtctcgccgtcgccggcgccggtggCCGGGCAGCCACGGGCGCTGCCGCTCACGTTCTTCGACCTCGTCTTCTGGGACTTCCCGCCCGTGCAGCGTCTCTTCTTCTACGACAATGCCGACCTCCTTGACGTCCGCGACTTCCTACTCCGCGAGCTGCCACGGTTCAAGAAGTCTCTCGCCGCTGCGCTGCACCACTTCTATCCATTGGCCGGGAAGCTGACGTGCGAAATGGCCGAGGGCGTGGCGCCGGAGGTCGTGTTCTCGGACGGCGACTCGGTGCGGCTGACTGTGGCGGTCAGCAGCGACGATTTCCATGACCTCGCCGGCGACCACGCGCGCGATACTGCGAGGTTCCGCCCACTGCTGCCCGCGCTGCCAAAACACGGTGGCTCTCGGTCGCAGGATGTTCTCGCCATTCAGGTCACCGTGTTCCCTCGTGCCGGCATTTGCATCGGCACGACGCTGCACCACGCCGTGGCCGACGGCTCCAGCTACGTGCATTTCATGAAGACCTGGGCTGCCATCCACCGCCTCAGCCTCGAGTGCAGGAAACCGGTGGGGCCGGAGTCGCCCCCGCTGTTCGACCGCGGCGTCGTGCGGGACGACGCCGGGCTACGGGATGCGTTTGTAAGCGACCACCGGGCTCTCTTTGTAGCCGGCGACAAGCGCCTCGCCGACTGGGACCTCAGCCGGCGCCCTGGCGTCTTGCTCGCGACGTTCCGGTTCACGGAGATACAGCTCCACAGGCTCGGGAGCCACGTCGAGTCTGAGACCTCGGTGCGGTGCTCACCGTACGCGCTGGCATGCGGCGCCGCGTGGGCCGGCATCGTGCACGCACGCGACAGCGGCAGCACGGACGGCGCGGCCGCATCCAACGCGCGGTTCGGGTTCGTGACCGGGTGCAAGCCCCGCGCGAGCCCGCCGATACCGGCGAACTACTTCGGCAACTGCCTCGGTCTCTGCCGCGTGGAGGCCAAGCGGAGCGGCCTCACCgcggccgccgcctcggcagccaTATGGCGGGTGATCGAGGGGCTCGTGGAGGAAGGGCGAGCATTCCGGGACGCGCGCGGGTGGGTGCGGTGCGTGCGGGAGTACGCGTCGGCGCGCGCGGTGACAGTTGCCGGGTCGCCGAAGCTGGGGGTGTACGCGGTGGATTTCGGCGCGCTGTGGGGCCGTCCGAAGAAGGTGGAGATCCCGTCCGTGGAGCGGACGGGCGCGCTGGCTCTGGCGGAGAGCGGCCGCGACGGCGGCATCGAGGTCGGGCTGGCGCTGCCGCGCGCGGAGATGGAGGCGTTCCGCGCGTTTTACCTCGACCTGTTCGGCAGCCTCAAGTGA
- the LOC133917750 gene encoding NADPH-dependent aldehyde reductase-like protein, chloroplastic: MSNPPHELRLTSGDVPSRPAPGEQPLHGRVAIVTGGSGGIGAAVTAHLASLGARVVVGYVGDSALADQLVASLNSAPGPGPRAVAVHADVSDPAQVALLFDAAQAAFGPDLHVLVAAAGVQDAAYPSIADTTPEQWDRAFGVNTRGSFLCCREAALRLVRGGGGRIVTFSSSNVGSLRPGYGAYVATKAAVEAMTKVLAKELAGTGITANSVAPGPVATPMFYAGKSEERIMAVAGECPMGRIGEPMDVAPVVGFLCTDAAGWINGQVIRVNGGYV; this comes from the coding sequence ATGAGCAATCCACCTCACGAGCTGCGCCTCACCAGCGGTGATGTCCCCTCTCGCCCGGCCCCCGGCGAACAGCCACTTCACGGCCGGGTGGCCATCGTGACGGGCGGCTCTGGCGGCATCGGCGCCGCGGTCACCGCGCACCTGGCGTCCCTCGGCGCTCGCGTCGTGGTCGGCTACGTCGGCGACTCGGCCCTCGCGGACCAGCTCGTCGCGTCGCTCAACTCGGCACCGGGCCCGGGGCCGCGCGCCGTCGCGGTGCATGCGGACGTGTCCGACCCCGCGCAGGTGGCGCTCCTGTTCGACGCGGCGCAGGCGGCGTTCGGCCCCGACCTGCATGTCCTGGTGGCCGCGGCGGGGGTGCAGGACGCGGCGTACCCGTCCATCGCGGACACGACGCCGGAGCAGTGGGACCGCGCGTTCGGCGTGAACACGCGCGGCTCCTTCCTGTGCTGCCGCGAGGCAGCGCTGCGCCTGgtgcgcggcggcggggggcgCATCGTCACCTTCTCGTCGTCCAACGTGGGGTCGCTGAGGCCAGGGTACGGCGCGTACGTGGCGACCAAGGCGGCCGTGGAGGCGATGACCAAGGTACTGGCCAAGGAGCTCGCCGGGACGGGGATCACGGCCAACAGCGTCGCGCCGGGGCCGGTTGCCACGCCGATGTTCTACGCAGGGAAGTCCGAGGAGCGCATAATGGCAGTCGCAGGTGAGTGCCCCATGGGGCGGATCGGCGAGCCAATGGATGTGGCGCCGGTGGTGGGCTTCCTCTGCACCGATGCCGCCGGCTGGATCAACGGCCAAGTCATTCGTGTCAACGGTGGCTACGTCTAA